Below is a genomic region from Paraburkholderia sp. BL23I1N1.
CGTTTGCGTGTTCGTTTGCGTGTTCGTTTGCGTGTTCGTTTGCGTGTTCAACTGCGTGTTCATCTGCACCCCGCCAGCCTTAAGCTTAGTCGCCGGCACCACCGGATGCACGATCACATTGCGCTGCGAACCACCGCGCAACCAGCGTCGGCCGAGCGGCCCATATACGCCATCCGGTTCAGGAAAGCCCTGCAGCAACGCGATATACAACGCGCAGGCGAGCGTCAGCGACACCGGCATGCTGATGTCGAGACCACCGGCAAGCGGCCCAAGCGGACCGACAAACTGATCCGGCAAATTCACGAAGCACAGGCCGATCACCGCGCTCGGAATCCACGCGCCCATCGCGCGCCAGTTCCAGCCGTGCGTGAACCAGTAGTGACCGCCCCGGCCGCCGCGATTGAACACCTGCAGATCGTCGGACAGATAGAAGCCGCGCCGCGTTATGAAACCGATGATCATGATCACCATCCACGGGCAACTGCAGACATTGATCAGCACCGAGAATGTCGACACGCTTTCGACCAGATTGAACGCGAAGCGGCCCAGAAAGATGAAACCGATTGCGAGGCTGCCGATCAGCAACGTGGCGCGCACCCGGTTCAGGAACTTCGGAAACATGCTCGACATATCGAGCCCGGTGCCGTACAGCGCCGTCGTTCCCGTCGACATCCCACCGATGATCGCAATCAGGCACACCGGCAGAAAGAACCAGTTCGGCGAGATCGCGAGCAGACCGCCCACATAGTTATTCGAGGCGATGAAATCCGGTGCTTTGGTAGCGATGATCGTCGCGGTGGCGAGACCGAAGAAGAACGGCACGAACGTGGCCAGTTGCGCGAGCATCACCGCGAGAATCGTGCGTTTCCTCGGCGTGTTCTGCGGAATATAACGGGCCCAGTCGCCGAGCGTGCAGGCGAACGACACCGGATTGCTCATCGCGACCAGCACGGCGCTCACGAACGCCGGCCAGAAACCCACGGAGCCGAGCGCCACCTTGCCGGCGTACGCGCTATTGAACGGCCCGGCGAACGCCACGATACCGACCACGAACAGCAGGCTCGCCGCCCACACCGCAATCTTGTTGACCCACAGCATGAAGCGGAAGCCGTAGACGCAAACGGTGAGCACCAGCACGGCAAAGAGACCGTACGCGAAGCTCAGCGTCATCCAGTTGACCGGCAGGCCGAGCAGATGATTCGCGCCGCCCACGAGCGCGTCGCCCGAACTCCACACCGCCAGCGAGAAGAAAGCGACCGCGGTCAACACCGCGAGAAAGGAGCCGACAATCCGGCCATGAATACCGAAATGCGCGCCCGACGAAACCGGATCGCTCGTGCCGTTGCGCGGACCGAACAGGCCCATTGGCGCCAGAATGCACGAACCGATCACCACGCCGAGCACGATCGAGTAAACGCCTGCCTTGAACGACAAACCGAGCAGCACCGGAAAACTGCCGAGCACCGACGTGGAAAAAGTATTGCACCCGCCGAACAGCAAGCGGAACAGATCGATCGGCCGCGCGTAACGCGAGCGATCCGGAATGCGTTCAAAACCGAATGTTTCGACTTGGGTGATGCTGTTGCTGCTCATTGTCTCCAACTCCTGTAACGGCCAGGTCAATCACAATGGCTCGCCACCGGGATGCGGCGTCCACTTTTCTGAGATGTCTGGACGTCACTGTAAAGACAATCGGCGCGGGCAAAAATATCGCCCGCCCAACCTTTACTTCGATCTCGGACGATGTAACCTGAGACGCCCGTCCCACAACGATTTCCGGATGCAGCGAAAGGCCGCGCGAGGTCTTCCTTCGGACCTTGCGGAGTGCAAACGTCGAAGCGAATAGCGAGAATCCGTGCCTCAGACCGAACTTGCCTCACGCGCCTGACGGCGCCGCTTCGCCGCGGCGACAGCAGGCAGCGGCACCCGCACCGCGCCGGACATGCCGTACTCGATCAGATAGTCGCGGAACAGCCCGGCGACGTGCGGCAGGCGTTTATCGGACACATGCATCACGTACCAGTCGCGCTCGATCGGATTCGCGGGCAAGGGCAGCAGCGCCAGCAAGCCGGCCTGAAATTCCAGCGAGCACGCATGCAGCGACAGAAACGCCACGCCCAAGCCAGCCTCGACCAGTTGCTTGATCGCCTCGTTACTCGAGAGTTCGGAGCCGATATGCAGCTTGTGGCCGGCCAGCCGAAACAGATTCTCGACGGTTGAGCGCGTGCCCGAACCCCGCTCCCGTACGAACAGATTCGCGGTTTGCAGATCGTCCAACGAGAGGCGCTTTTTCTTCATGAGCGCATGGGCCGGCGAGGCGACGAAGGCCATGGGATGCTTCGCGAAGGCGGTCGCCACCGTGCGCAATTCGCGCGGCGCGCTGCCCATTACCGCAAGATCGATTTCGTGCGTAGCCAGCATGCGGATGATGTCCGCGCGATTGCCCACCTTGAATTGCACCTTCACTTGCGGGCGCAACTCGGTGAAGCGCACCAGAAAAGGCGGGATCAGATATTCAGCGGTGGTGATCGCGCCGATGCGCAGCGTGCCGCCCTGCTCGCCTTGCAATGCGGCGAGATCGTCCGCCGCGCCGTTCCATAAATCGAGAATTTCCAGCGCATAGCGCGCGAGGATTTCACCCGCTGCGGTCAACTGCACGCCACGGCCCACCCGTTGCAATAGCGGCGCCCCCGCGGCTTCTTCGAGCAGACGCACCTGTAGCGACACCGCGGGTTGCGTGAGCTTCAATTCCTCGGCCGCGCGCGACACGCTGCCGAGCTTCGCGACCGTGTGCAGGGCTTTCAATTGACGGAACGTGGCGACTTTTAACATAAGTGAAAACCTATATGTTCTGTATAAACATTAAATTGTGCTGCGGTTTTAGCCGATTCTATACTGACCCCGACAGATGAGGCTGATGAATCCCGGATATAGCCCGGAACACCTTCGCCGGCCGAGCAACGATAACTTCAGGAGGATCAGGATCATGGCCGCAATCGATCAGCAAACACCCTCTGACACGCAAGGCGCGCAGCCCATGCTGCACATGGCGGAAGTAGCGGAAACGGAAACAAACGCGGCGGCGCATCGCGTCGTGATCGTCGGCGGTGGAGTCGGCGGCCTGGGGCTTGCAACGCGGCTGTCGGAAACGCGCGGACGCGCCGGTCTCGCGCAGATCGTGCTGGTGGATCGCTGGCCGACGCATTTCTGGAAACCCTTGCTGCACGAAGCGGCCTCGGGCCAACTCGATCCGGCCACACATCAGCTGCAATACGCGGTGCAGGCGCAACGGCATGGCTTCGAATTCGAACAGGGTGAATTCGCCGCGCTCGATCGCACGAACCGCCACATCACGCTGAATGCGCTCCACGACGCCGACGGTCGCGAAATCCTGCCGTCACGGCAGCTTGCATTCGACACGCTGGTGCTGGCAATGGGCAGCGTCACGCAATATTTCGGCGTGCCAGGCGCAGCCGAACACGCCTTGCCGCTCGAATCGGTCGCGCATGCGGAAGCGTTTCGCCGCCGGCTGCTCGACGCCTGCCTGCGTGCGAACCATGCACGCCGCGCGCGGACCGCGCAAGCGGATACGCCGGTCTCGATCAATATCATCGGCGCGGGCGCAACAGGCGTTGAACTCGCCGCCGCGGTGCGCGATACGGTACGTCTGCTGAACCGCTACAGTCCGTTTTCCCTCGACCCCGTGCGCGACTTTCGCATTCGTCTGATCGAAAGCAGCGAGCGCGTGCTGCCCGCGCTGTCCGAAACGATCTCGGCGCGCGCGCAAAAAATGCTCGGCCGTCTCGGGGTCGACGTGTTGAGCGCCACGCGTGTCACCGAAGTGCGCGCCGACGCCGTGCTGACGAATGAAGGCGCGCCGCTCGCCAGCGACATCGCGATCTGGACTGCCGGCATCGCGGGGCCGCCGGTGTTGCGCACGCTGGACGGCATCGCGGTGAATCGCAACGCGCAGGTACAGGTGAACCGCACGCTGCAATGCACGAACAACGCGAACATATTCGGACTCGGCGATTGCGCGGCCTGCCCTTCGTCTGACAACGCGGACGCGTTTCTGGCGCCGCGCGCGCAGGTCGCGCATCAACAGGCGCTGTTTCTGGCGCGTGCGCTGAGGTGCAGGATCGCGGGCGAGCCCTTACCTGAGTTTGTCTATCGCGACGCCGGCACGCTGGTCGGTTTCGGCCGCGAAGGCACGATCGGCAGCCTGAGCAACAGTTTGCTCACGCAGCCGGTGTTCGTCGACGGCTGGCTGGCAACTGTCGTCTACAAGCTGATCTATCGCCGCCATGTGATGACGTTGACCGGCTTCGCACGGATGGCGCTCGATTCGGCAAGCCACTGGTTGCGCCGGCGCGTGCATCCGGTGATCCGGCTGCATTGAATCCGGCAGATGCAATTCGGCCAACGCGGGCGGCGTTCTTCAGATAACGCCGCCCGCGCCGCACTTAATCAAGAAACTCCGTCGCCCGCTTGCGCAGCACCGCGCTGAAATCGTCGAGCCATCCGATCGACAATCGCCAGCTCTGCCAATAGAGATCCACATCGATGTGTTTGCCCGGCGCCATGTCCACCAGCTCGCCGCTGACCAGATGCGGCGCGATCACGCGTTCCGGACACATGCCCCAGCCGAGGCCCGTCACGCAGGCGCGCAAAAAACCGGCAACGTGCGGAATCCAGTGCAAAGGCGGGTCCAGTTCGGCCCGCGTGATGCGGCGCATGAAGCGCTTCTGTAGCTGATCCTTCGGATTGAAATCGACGCACGGCGCGCGCCGCAACGACTCGCGCGTCACGCCGTCGGCAAAATGGCGCGCCCGAAACGCCGGCGTGCAGACCGCCAGATAGCGCATCCGGCCGAGGCGCGTCGAGCGGCAGCCCTGCACCGGCTCGGCTTGCGTGGTGACCGCGCCTTGCACGCTGCCATCGCGGATTCGCTGCGCGGTGTGGTCCTGGTCGTCGATCACCAGATCGAGCAGCATCTCCCGTTCGACGCAGAATTGCGCCACCGCGTCGATGAACCAGGTGCCCACGCTGTCGTCGTTGACCGCCACGCGCAACGCGGGCCACGGCTCCACCAGCGCGCCGGGCAGCGTCGGCAGCCGGCCGGTGAGTTCCGCTTCCAGCAACAGCACGCGTTCGGTATGACGGCACAGCAGCGCGCCCGAGGTGGTCGCGACACACGGCTGGCCGCGCTTCACGAGCACACTCCCTACCCGCTCCTCCAGCAGCTTGACCCGCTGGGATACGGCTGAAGGCGTTACATTCAGTTCGCTGGCGGCCCGGTCGAAGGAACCGTGCCGCACCACGGCGGCCAGTGCATCGAGCAATGCATAGTCGAGCATTAGCGTTCCTTAATCGGCATTAAGTAAATTAGCTTCTCTTACGATCAGCAAAAGCGCAGACTAGCCTCGTTCGCTTCCCCCGTCTACTGGATCGATTATGAACTGGCTGTCTTTTTCCCACGGCGCCGCCCTGTGCGCATCGCTGATCGTGACAATCGGCGCGCAGAACGCCTTTGTGCTGCGTCAGGGCATCATGCGCTCGCACGTCGGCAAGATCGTCGCGCTGTGTGCGCTGTCGGACTTCATCCTGATCGGCGCGGGGGTGGGTGGCGCGTCGGTTCTGGTGGAACGCTATCCGGTGTTCGTCCACGCGATGCTGTATGTGGGGCTCGCTTACCTGGCGTGGTTCGGCGTCAACGCGTTGCGCCGCGCGGTGCGGCCGGGCCATGCGGTGCTGGACGCCAATGCGGGCAGTGCGGCGCCCGCGCAGCGCGCCATGCCGATCATTCTGATGACTTTGGCCTTCACGTGGCTCAATCCGCACGTGTATCTCGACACCTTCCTGCTGATCGGCACGGCCGGCGCACGCGAACCTGCCGGCGCACGGGTGGCGTTCGCCCTCGGCGCGATGGCGGTGAGCGGGGTCTGGTTTATCGGTCTCGGTTATGGCGCCCGTGCATTGGCGCCGCTGTTTCGGCGGGCGAGTGCGTGGCGCGTCCTGGATGGCGCGATCGGCAGCATGGTGTTGCTGCTGGCGGTGACGCAGTTACGCTGAACGACGGCAGGCGGTCTACTTTTTGTGGGCCGGTAGGCGCCCTACTTCTGCGCCTGCTGCGTGCCCAGAAGATCCTGCACGAGCTGGGCCGATACATAATGCGGCCCGTCGAACAGATAGGTCCGGTAGCCGCGATACGCCAGCAATTGTGGCGATAGTTCCGCCGCCGTCGCCGCACGGAACGCACCGCCCTGGGCCGGACGAAATGCCTCGGCGATGATTCGCACACGGTTTTTGCCGAGCCGTGCCGCCAGCGCATCCGCATACTCACGCGCCACCGCCGGGCCACGCGCGTAGACACCGCAACCATCTTGCAGAAAAACGCCGACGTCGTGCGGCAGCCAGCCATCCAGCCACGCCGCCAGCGCCGGACCGCCGATATTAGAGTTGTCGTAGACGCTGATCCACAACGGCCGCGGCAGCTTATTGAGTAAGGACGCGAGCGCGGCGGCATCCTTCCAGGTCGGATCGACTTCAACTGGAAAGTAGTAGCCGTCGATGTGAACCGGCGGCCGCACGGCCACCAACTGTTTCGATTGCTCGACCAGTTGCGCCGCTTGCGCGCGGGCCGCGGTTTCGTCGAAACGTCCGGCGAGACCGACGATCACATTGCGCGCCCACGGCTCGCCGGCAATCCGTGTCCAGTCCGGCAGACGTTGGGCCGTTTGCATCGCGGTGCCGGGCAGAAACGACGTACCGTCCACCGCGGTCCATTGCACCAGCAGATCCGTCACGCCGAGGCGATTCCAGTCGCCATGCGGGTTGGCATGATCGTCGTCGAGCTGCCAGACCACGCCCTGGGCCAACGCGCCGGCGTCGGCGGAACCCGGCGCCGAGCAGCCATATAAGAGCGCGGCATACGCGCCCGCGGCGAGCAGCACGCGCCGGCGCGGCGAGACCGGCTCCGGTTCGCGTACCCGAATCTGAACGCGTTTTGAATCACCCATTGTGCTGGCGCTGTGCTTTGAGATGAACATCACGATAATCCTGAGCGAGCTGCGCGCGGTCGATCTTGAAGTTCACCGAAACCGGCAAGCTCCGGCACGCAAGCAATTCTGACGGGATCATATACGACGGCAAGCGTGCGGCCAGCAGCGACTTCCACTCGTGCAACGCGCCGGGCAGACGGTCGTCGTCGCTGCCGGTGGCCACGAACGCGACGATCCGCGCGACCGAACCATCCGGGCGCCGCAATGGCACGGCGGCGGCGCTCGCCGCACCCAGTAGCGCACGCAAAGCCGCGTCGATCTCCATCAGTTCGATCCGGTAACCGCCCATCTTGATCTGGTCGTCGATGCGTCCCTGGCAAAACAGCAGCCCGTCGGCATCGACCGCGCCCAGATCGCCGGTGCGAAACGCCCGCTCGCCGCGATGGGTGAACATGCGCGCTGCGTTCAGGTCTTCACGATTCAGATAGCCGCGCATTACATGCGTGCCGGCAATGCACAACTCGCCGTCATCGACGAAAACTTCGGCGCCGCGCTTGGCAAGGCCAATTGGCAGCCGCGGATGATGAGCGAGCACCGCATCGTCGACGACGATCCAGGTGGTCGCCACCGTCGCCTCGGTCGGGCCGTAGGTGTTGATGATCCGTGCAGCCGGAAACCGCTGGCGCAGTTGCCGCGCGAGAGCAACCGGCAGCACTTCGCCGCAGAACAGGAAGGTGCCGAGTGTCGGCAAGCCCGCTTGCGAGAACTGCGGATTGAGCAACTGCTGCTGCGCGAACGACGGCGTCGACACCCAGGTTGTCACGCCATGCCGGGCGAGGTTGACGAGAAATGGTGCGCCCTGTGCGGTCATGGCACGTGAAGCGAGGACGGCAGTGCCGCCGAGCGCGAGCGTGCCAAACACTTCGTACATCGATAGATCAAAGCTGAACGGCGCCTGGTTCAGGAACACCGGTGCGTCGCCAAGTTCGAAGTCGGCCGCCATCCAGTCGACGAGCGCAGCGACGCTTTCGCGGCCGATCTGCACGCCCTTCGGCTCGCCGGTCGTGCCCGAGGTGAATAGCACGTACGCGAGGTTTTTCTCGTGTAATGGCGGTGGGGGCGAAGCCGTCGAAGGTGAAAGCGATGCCGATGCCGAAGCTGAAGCCGTCGAAGGTGAAGCCGATACCTCCGAAGCGACCGGTTCCATCTCCGCGCCCTGCCCCTGCCCCTGCCCATTCAAACGCACGAAGCGGCCACTATGCGCGTCGAAGTACGTGTGCGCGCCAAGCGTGCTCGCGATGCGCCGCTTCCGTTCGTCCGGGTAGATCGTGTCGACCGGCACAAACGGTGCGCCGAGCAGAAGCGCTCCCGCCATTGCCACGAAAAAACCCGCCTCCTTATGCCCGCGTACGATCACCGGCACATCCGCGGCAAAGCCATGCTCGCGCGCCTGCCCGGCCCATGCGTGTGCCTGTTCCGCCAACTCGTGCCAGCGCAACGCGCGATCGGCGCCGATCACCGCCCATGCGTCGGCGCGCACACCGGTATCGACAAAGCGGTTCGCGTTCAGATCGAATCGCATGGGATGCCTAACGATTGACGGCGATGAACGCGCAAAGCGCGTCCACGGATGCCAGATGTTCGGCGATCTCGGTCGGCGGAATGCGCACGCCAAATTGCATCTCGACACCCATCACGATTTCGACGACCAGCACCGAATCGACCAGCCCCGTTTCGAGCAGCAGTTCGTCATCGCGCACGAGGCGCAGTACGACGGATTCGACCAGCGCCGCTACGTCGGCGTGCAGCGTTTCGTTTAGAGTCATTGTGTTGTCCTTGCGCAAACGTCGTTCCGGTAATCAGAACTGGAAATAGAGAAAACGCACTTCACCATGCAACTGTGCGACGCAGAATACGAGCACGCCGAGCATCGCGACGGTCCAGCGCAGCGACGGCCGCCATGTCAATGCGACGGGCAGGCCCTCGGCCGCGCGTTCGAGCGCCGGCGAGAAGCGGCCCATCAATTGATGTGAGTTCGGCGTGCACCAGACGATCGCGAGCAGCGCGACGATCTGCAATGCGAGTGTCGAGCGGCCCGCGACCAGATGCAGCCACTCGGCGGGGTTCATGTTCGCCGCGCCCCACGCGGGCCAGTCGAGCGTTTCGACACCGTGCAGACCTGCCATGCCTTGCAGTAACGCGAGCGCATCGCCCACGCCATGTGCACGGAAAAACGCAAACGCGACCAGCGCGGCCACAAAGGTCAGCAAGACATTCGCCGCATGGTGAATGCGTGCTTTGAAACTTGCTGTGAATGCTGCGACGCCCCCTGTCGTTGCTATCGTACGAGCCGGTTCTGCTGGGGTCGCTGCCGTTCCTATCGCACGAGCCGGACCGGCCGCCGTCCCTGCTCCGACCGCTCCGACTGCGCGCGCCCCACCGACCGATGCGCCCGACGCAGCCGTCGCACCCGTCGCCCGCCACGCACGATAAGCGTGATTCACGGTGAGATACGACGCGTGCAGCAAGCCGTAAATCAGATATTGCAACCCCGCGCCGTGCCAGATGCCGGCCAGCGCCATTGTGTAGAAAGTCGGCACTGCGACGGTCGAAAGAAAGCCACGCGTCGAACGTTGCGCGAGACGGCCGATCGGCAGGCCACGCAACGCGCGGCTGCGGTTGATCCGCATCGCCATCGGGTAGTACAGGTATGCCGTGAGATAACGCGTGAGCGTCATGTGCCAGCGCTGCCAGAAATCGATGATGCTCGCTGCCTTGAACGGCGAATTGAAGTTCAACGGAAAGCGCACGCCGAACATCTTCGCGAGGCCCACGGCCATGTCCGAATAACCGGAGAAATCGAAGTAAAGCTGCAGCGCGTACGCAAGGCAGGTGCACCACGCCGCCAGCCACTGCAATTCGTGGGGTGCGGCAAAACCGGCGTCGGCGAAGGGCGCGATGGTATCGGCGAAAAGCACCTTCTTCGCGAGACCGATGGTGAACACGAACGCGCCGATCGAGAGATTTTCCGCGCGCAGCTTATACGTGGCCGGCTGCGCGAACTGCGTCATCATTTCCTTGTGATGCAGAATCGGCCCCGCGATCAGATGCGGAAAGAACGTGACGAACTGCACGTAACCGAGCGGGTCGCGCTCCTTGACGATTCCCGCATTGCAATCGAGCAGATAGCCGATCTGCGTGAAGGTGAAGAACGACACGCCGAGCGGCAGGATCACGTCCTGCATGCCGTGCGCGAGCCAGGCGGCCGGCGCAATGCCGCTCGCGTGCACGAGCGCGGTGAGCAGCGCCGCCAGATATTTGTAACGCACCAACAGCGCGAGATCGGCGGCAATCGCGAGACCGAGCAGCCATCGGCGGCGTGCCGACTGCGCGGGCGCCGCAACGATCGCGCAGCTCATCGCGTAGTTGAACACGATCGACGCAGCCAGCAAGCCGACGAAAGCCGGATTCCACCAGCCGTAGAACACGATCGACGCGCCGCACAACCACGCCGCCGCGGCGCGCGGCATACGTTGGCCAAGCAGGTAGTAGCCGGCCAGCGCAGGCGGCAGAAACAGCGTGAGGAAGATGAATGAGTTGAATAGCATCGGGATCAGTCCTGCTGCGCCGGTGCGGCAACTGGCGTGACAGGCACGGCAGCGTTGGCGGCTGTTGCCTCGCCAGACGCCGACGCATCGGCCGGCATCGACAGCGCGTCTTCCGACATTTCCCAGATCACCACGCGCACGCTTTTCGGCCATGCGGCGCGCTCGCGCCAGAATGCCTGCAACGCGTGATCGAACTGGCCGTCGTCGAGGCTGACGTTCCAGACTTCGCGACCGAGCTGTTCGCCGAGGCGCTCTGCAAGCGCGCTGCGGCGCGAGAACGAGCTGCCCGCAAGCAGTACGTCGGCGGCCGGACCGTCGTCGAGCAGTCCGCCGCTGCGTTGCGCCTGCAACGTTTCCTCCGCGACGACATCCGGCGCGGGCCGCCATGCGTCCGGCACGTCATTCAGATTCGCGAGCGTCAGCAGATCGCCGATGCGCGGGGCGGCTTGCGCCGTCGTATGCGTGAATTTTGTGTCGCCGGGTTTGCCGAGCAACGGCAGCACCGCAGCGCCGACCGCCTGTGCGGCGGCTTGCGCACCTTGTGCATTCCAGTGCACGTCGGTGCGGAAAAACGCGGGGCGCGCGGCTTGCAACGCCGGCAGCAATTCGACATGCGCGACCTGGCTCGCGGTCAAGGCGCGGTTCCAGACGTTCAGACGCTGCGTCATCCGCGCGTCCTGGCGCAGCCCGCACAGCGCCTCGCTTTCCACGCGCGCTTTGTCGGGTACCGTCACCACCACCAGCTGAATCCCGGCGCCGCGCAGCGCGTTCGCGTAACGATGCAGCGCGGCGATGCGCGCATCGGTCAACGCATCGCCGCCATCGGCGCGTTCGACGGGATCATGGCCCGGCTGCACCGGCGCGCGAAGACCGTCCGCATAGAACAGCCAGCCGGGACAGCCCTCGCGCACCTGATGCCCGAGGTCGCCGAACAGGCGGTAACGCGCCGCCGCCTGCCAGCGATGCAGCGACCGCGCGTACGGCACGTCGATCGCGCGATCGAGGCGGTGGCCGAGGCTGCCATCGCGCCAGCCATGCAGGTCGAACGATGCGCCGTTGCGCGACTGGGTAACAAGCGAAGCCAACGCAGCGACGCAACCGAAACCGAGCAGGAGCGCGATCAGCCAGGCGATGCGCCGATGCGCGCGCGGCTGAGCGAGGGGCTCTGGCGCCGCTACCGCGCCGCTGTCCTTGCGCGTCGAGGGTGCCGCGGTATGGGCTGCTGTGCCTGCGGTCGTGCGGACTGTCGTTCCCGCCGCAGTGCCTGTCGTCGTGCCTGCCGCAGCGGCTGCCGCTGCACCTGTTGCCGTGGCCGCCGCATTGCCCGCTGCCGTGCTTGCCGCTGCGCCCACCGCCGCGCGCTCCGCCGTGCCTCCAATTGACTCGCTCATCAGGCGATAGCCTTGCTCAGACGCGCGAGGAATGCATCGTCGGCCATCACCGACGCCGCGTCCCATTGGCCGCCCGCGCTCGGCAGATTCATCATCTGCCCTTCGTTGAATTGCCAGACGATCGCTTGCGGCGGATTGGCCTTGAAGTCCGCCGATTCCACATAGTTGAGCAGCGTCTTCCACGGACCGGTGTCGCCGAAGGTCCACGTCAAGCCGACTGGGCGATCGATCGCGTTCGAGAGCTTCTGCGGAAAGCCGAGGTACGGCTGCACCATGCTATTGCCGACCACCTGCACGACCGGCGGGCCGCCGTCGACGAGGCCCGGCGACGCCACCACCGTGCGCACGATGAAATGATCCTTGCCGACGGCCTTCTTGCGCTCGGGCGGCAGCAAGGCCGCGAGGTCGCCATAACGGACCTCCTCGTTCCACTTGCCGAGCCGGCTGCCCCCACCGTCGGCGCCCTTCAACGGACCGGCCGCGGCGAGGCGTTCGGCGACGCGCGCCGCGACCGCTTCCGCGGAATGGGCGCTCCAGTGGTAGTCGGCGCGAATGTATTTTTCCTGTGCCGGGTCGACCGCGGCGATCGCACCGTCGCCATCGACTATCTGCAGGCCGAGCGAGCCGGCATGCGCGTGAATCGCGGCATAGCGGCCGGCGACGCTCGTGGACATCGCGGTGCCGGCCGGCAGATTCTCCGGGCACGAACGGGCTTTCAGCGGCGCGATCACGATCACGCTGCGAATGCCGCGCGCCGCGAGCTTGTCGGTTGCCTGATGAATCAGATCGACGGCTTTCAGACAGGCGGACGTGGCGTCGTCGGTGAGACTTTCCCAGCCGGGATAGAGCCACAGATTGCGGCCTTCGATCACGCTGGTCGACGCCGCGGCAAACGCGCGGCGCGGCA
It encodes:
- a CDS encoding cytosine permease, with the protein product MSSNSITQVETFGFERIPDRSRYARPIDLFRLLFGGCNTFSTSVLGSFPVLLGLSFKAGVYSIVLGVVIGSCILAPMGLFGPRNGTSDPVSSGAHFGIHGRIVGSFLAVLTAVAFFSLAVWSSGDALVGGANHLLGLPVNWMTLSFAYGLFAVLVLTVCVYGFRFMLWVNKIAVWAASLLFVVGIVAFAGPFNSAYAGKVALGSVGFWPAFVSAVLVAMSNPVSFACTLGDWARYIPQNTPRKRTILAVMLAQLATFVPFFFGLATATIIATKAPDFIASNNYVGGLLAISPNWFFLPVCLIAIIGGMSTGTTALYGTGLDMSSMFPKFLNRVRATLLIGSLAIGFIFLGRFAFNLVESVSTFSVLINVCSCPWMVIMIIGFITRRGFYLSDDLQVFNRGGRGGHYWFTHGWNWRAMGAWIPSAVIGLCFVNLPDQFVGPLGPLAGGLDISMPVSLTLACALYIALLQGFPEPDGVYGPLGRRWLRGGSQRNVIVHPVVPATKLKAGGVQMNTQLNTQTNTQTNTQTNTQTNTQPVSKARQSAVQREREEALDTQDAG
- a CDS encoding LysR family transcriptional regulator, whose translation is MLKVATFRQLKALHTVAKLGSVSRAAEELKLTQPAVSLQVRLLEEAAGAPLLQRVGRGVQLTAAGEILARYALEILDLWNGAADDLAALQGEQGGTLRIGAITTAEYLIPPFLVRFTELRPQVKVQFKVGNRADIIRMLATHEIDLAVMGSAPRELRTVATAFAKHPMAFVASPAHALMKKKRLSLDDLQTANLFVRERGSGTRSTVENLFRLAGHKLHIGSELSSNEAIKQLVEAGLGVAFLSLHACSLEFQAGLLALLPLPANPIERDWYVMHVSDKRLPHVAGLFRDYLIEYGMSGAVRVPLPAVAAAKRRRQAREASSV
- a CDS encoding acyl carrier protein, giving the protein MTLNETLHADVAALVESVVLRLVRDDELLLETGLVDSVLVVEIVMGVEMQFGVRIPPTEIAEHLASVDALCAFIAVNR
- a CDS encoding LysR family transcriptional regulator ArgP; the protein is MLDYALLDALAAVVRHGSFDRAASELNVTPSAVSQRVKLLEERVGSVLVKRGQPCVATTSGALLCRHTERVLLLEAELTGRLPTLPGALVEPWPALRVAVNDDSVGTWFIDAVAQFCVEREMLLDLVIDDQDHTAQRIRDGSVQGAVTTQAEPVQGCRSTRLGRMRYLAVCTPAFRARHFADGVTRESLRRAPCVDFNPKDQLQKRFMRRITRAELDPPLHWIPHVAGFLRACVTGLGWGMCPERVIAPHLVSGELVDMAPGKHIDVDLYWQSWRLSIGWLDDFSAVLRKRATEFLD
- a CDS encoding NAD(P)/FAD-dependent oxidoreductase, whose product is MLHMAEVAETETNAAAHRVVIVGGGVGGLGLATRLSETRGRAGLAQIVLVDRWPTHFWKPLLHEAASGQLDPATHQLQYAVQAQRHGFEFEQGEFAALDRTNRHITLNALHDADGREILPSRQLAFDTLVLAMGSVTQYFGVPGAAEHALPLESVAHAEAFRRRLLDACLRANHARRARTAQADTPVSINIIGAGATGVELAAAVRDTVRLLNRYSPFSLDPVRDFRIRLIESSERVLPALSETISARAQKMLGRLGVDVLSATRVTEVRADAVLTNEGAPLASDIAIWTAGIAGPPVLRTLDGIAVNRNAQVQVNRTLQCTNNANIFGLGDCAACPSSDNADAFLAPRAQVAHQQALFLARALRCRIAGEPLPEFVYRDAGTLVGFGREGTIGSLSNSLLTQPVFVDGWLATVVYKLIYRRHVMTLTGFARMALDSASHWLRRRVHPVIRLH
- a CDS encoding LysE/ArgO family amino acid transporter; the protein is MNWLSFSHGAALCASLIVTIGAQNAFVLRQGIMRSHVGKIVALCALSDFILIGAGVGGASVLVERYPVFVHAMLYVGLAYLAWFGVNALRRAVRPGHAVLDANAGSAAPAQRAMPIILMTLAFTWLNPHVYLDTFLLIGTAGAREPAGARVAFALGAMAVSGVWFIGLGYGARALAPLFRRASAWRVLDGAIGSMVLLLAVTQLR
- a CDS encoding AMP-binding protein — protein: MRFDLNANRFVDTGVRADAWAVIGADRALRWHELAEQAHAWAGQAREHGFAADVPVIVRGHKEAGFFVAMAGALLLGAPFVPVDTIYPDERKRRIASTLGAHTYFDAHSGRFVRLNGQGQGQGAEMEPVASEVSASPSTASASASASLSPSTASPPPPLHEKNLAYVLFTSGTTGEPKGVQIGRESVAALVDWMAADFELGDAPVFLNQAPFSFDLSMYEVFGTLALGGTAVLASRAMTAQGAPFLVNLARHGVTTWVSTPSFAQQQLLNPQFSQAGLPTLGTFLFCGEVLPVALARQLRQRFPAARIINTYGPTEATVATTWIVVDDAVLAHHPRLPIGLAKRGAEVFVDDGELCIAGTHVMRGYLNREDLNAARMFTHRGERAFRTGDLGAVDADGLLFCQGRIDDQIKMGGYRIELMEIDAALRALLGAASAAAVPLRRPDGSVARIVAFVATGSDDDRLPGALHEWKSLLAARLPSYMIPSELLACRSLPVSVNFKIDRAQLAQDYRDVHLKAQRQHNG